The window ACGACTTCATGGACATGGATTCTCTGGTTCAACGTTTCAGTTTCGGAAATAATAACGGGCGCTTCTTCTTCAATGATGACGAAGTTTTCGATATGGATTCCTTGAGAGACGTACTTAAAGATCGCTTTAAAGGGATGAATTTTAACTTTGATTTCGATTTCGACCATGAGGAGGATGGCGCTTTCCGAACTTGGAGGTATAATGGTGATTACGACGACGATGACGTGAAAGTGATTTCTAGAATCAAGGTCTTTGTAAGATCAGCGAATGAAAAAGATAAAGAAACAGCTGGAACGGAAGAAATGGAAAGCCTTGAGCTTAGAGATATCAATTTCTACCCCAACCCGAGCGATGGCCGTTTTGATGTAGAACTTGAGACAGGCAGCGATTCTGAAATTAGAGTAGTGATCATTGATCCAAACGGAGGAGAGGTTTATAACCGTAATGGTAAACCTAGAGATGGGCGATACGATTTCCGAGTTGATTTAAGCGGTGAGGAGCCTGGCATATACATTATGAAGGTAGTCCAGAACAATAAAGCATTGACAAAAAGAGTAATTATCGAATAAAGTAACGCTTTCAATTTGTTTAGCTAGAGGAAGTCAGAAAAGCTTCCTCTTTTTTGTTTTTAAGCCCTTATATTTGCCGCTCAATTTATTGATCATGTTACTTAAAAACGACAGATACAATGTACAGGGTGTAGATTTGGTCGACTTGGCCGAGGCTCACGGTACACCGCTTTACGTTTATGATGCGGACAAGATAAAAGCACAGTTCGATCGCCTCAATAACGCCTTTGGTGACGTAAAGTTGAGAGTTAAGTATGCTTGTAAATCTTTGACTAATCTGTCGATACTTAAGCTTTTGAGGAGCTATGGTTCTGAGTTGGACTGTGTGTCTATTCAAGAGGTTCAACTAGGATTGATGGCTGGTTTTGAACCAGCACAAATTCTTTATACCCCCAATTGTGTTTCTTTCGAAGAGATCAAGGAAGCAGTTGAGATTGGTGTTATGATCAATCTGGATAATATTTCTATTCTTGAGCAGTTTGGGCACGAATATCATGGATCTGTACCGGTTTGTATTCGACTAAATCCGCATATAATGGCGGGGGGCAACAAGAAAATATCAACTGGTCATGCCGATTCGAAATTTGGAATTTCCATTTATCAAATGGCTCATATTCTTCGTGTCGTTAAAACTTACGATTTGAATGTTGTGGGGCTTCACATGC is drawn from Roseivirga misakiensis and contains these coding sequences:
- a CDS encoding T9SS type A sorting domain-containing protein; translation: MNYLRQQKLKFAALALLILFVGFGQTVQAQTENRSESQSVSISTTEDGKVKLKVIKKVGNDETTFEKTYDSHEEMKNDPDLEKYGIDLSSSLSFGSGNVSPRIFLHNGPGKSFWDHDDDFDIDSLRSSLRGMMKGFGPNVFSFGFDDDDFMDMDSLVQRFSFGNNNGRFFFNDDEVFDMDSLRDVLKDRFKGMNFNFDFDFDHEEDGAFRTWRYNGDYDDDDVKVISRIKVFVRSANEKDKETAGTEEMESLELRDINFYPNPSDGRFDVELETGSDSEIRVVIIDPNGGEVYNRNGKPRDGRYDFRVDLSGEEPGIYIMKVVQNNKALTKRVIIE